One Oncorhynchus mykiss isolate Arlee chromosome 25, USDA_OmykA_1.1, whole genome shotgun sequence genomic window, actccacactgccctttcccacctggacaaaaggaatatctatgtgagaatgctgttcattgtctacagctcagcgttcaacaccatagtgcccacaaagctcatcactaagctaaggaccctgggactaaacaccttcttctgcaactggatcctgaacttcctgacgggccgtccctaGGTGGtcagggtaggcaacaacacgtctgccacactgatcctcaacactggggcccctcaggggtgtgtacttagtcccctcctgtactccctgttcgccCACGAcagcgtggccaaacacgactccaacaccatcattaagtttgaccATATAAGAGTGGTAAGCCTGATCATCAACAACGAtgagagcctatagggaggaggtcagagaactggcagtgtggtgccaggacaacaacctcttccctcaatgtgagcaagacaaaggagctgatcggagactacaggaaaaggcgggctgaacaggcacccattaacatcaacagggctgtagtggaacgggtcgagagtttcaagttccttggtgtccacatcaccaatgaactatcatggtccaaacacaccaagacagtcgtgaagagggcacgacaaaacattttccccctcaggagactgaaaagatttggcatgggtccccagatcctcaaaacgttctacagctgcaccatcgagagcatcatgacCGGTTGCGTACCGGTTGCAAGtactcggcatctgactgtaaagcgctccagagggtagtgtgtaaggcccagtacatcactggggccaagcttcctgctatccaggacctatttaataggcggtgtcagaggaaagcccataaaattgtcagggactccagtcacccaagtcatttACTTTTTTCTccgctactgcatggcaagcggcaccggagtgccaagtctaggacccaaaggctccttaacagcttctatccccaagccataagactgctggacAATTAATAAAATTGCCACCAGACTATTACATCGACCCCCCTACCCCCATTTATTTtggcaaatattttcttaactcttcttgaactgtactgttggttaagggcttgtaaataagcatttcccGATAATGTCTACACTTGTattgtgacaaataaagtttgatttgatcaaaTTAGATGACTAGATTATGTCATGGTGGTCCTATCAATTTGGACATCACATCACATAAAGAGAAAATAAAACATACCTAAATTGTTCAACACAGGAAAGATTGGCCACTATCACAGTTCCGCTGTTTCTATTGTTGCTTCCCTTGAGAACTTTCTCCTGGAATTTCTTGTAGCTGGAAGTGTGTAATTTGGTACATTAGTAATAGATCATCTTGATTTGATAGTATTTGGAGTAGAATACAACACAATGCATTGTTACTTCATGATTCATAACATGCAATTCTGTCCTGCAAATAGCTTAAATTACCTATTCAAGAAGTCCTTTAACAGGCACGCAATCATCTGGACTTTGGACGTGTCTCCCAAAACTGTCTCTACTGATTCGAATGCAGCATGAACAAACTAAAGGGTGTTGgggatgaatcagaattagttgggtaacatagataagatgttttattttcacaaTATGCTTGTGAGATATTTGTTATTAGAATGTATCTCTTTGGACTATAGGGTTGGCAGGTTGCAGTTATCCCTTCTCAGCTAGGGCTCAgttacttggggcccagagaggggagaggtcaggcttgtcttatctgtgaatgtgtctaactattcctaaaccatgtgaagggatggcgtgattaatggggaaccagttagttggctccacaatgtctgtacaccagtcactccctacttttcccatttGGGGGAAgagtatggcagtgtctggaaccattgtatgtcccctctgatgtTGCCCTCCTCTTGACCTAGTATaagacctagaggctcactctcctccgtgagcttgtccaggaggggtgtatttgagatgggtatatctagaattgacaattaatatgccattggatgaggtaatatgaagtaccaagaacgagattAGAACCTTATCTTAGAgagcaaactgaacgataatgTATAgataatgctgtctggctatgggatactcctctctcaagtaaaagtcTTCCTTTGTGCAGTtttcctaagacctgtggtttgtcatgttgactagggggtggatctttgctataaaagatctcagttgctattatgttgacactctcagaattcatttatagacactgaattgatctgagagtaaaagggctatggtgaagctcatattatTAAAAGATGATGTttaaagtataactctgacttgtgtgtggtttgtaaacTCTCCAATCACTttgtaatacaggaaattaccacgacaaGGGACAGAGAAATAGAAAGTGAATTTGAAATTAATCTCTGTTGAAATTAACAACGTAATTTGTGACTAACTGAATAGTAAGAGCAATATAGGCATGAAGATGCCAAATATTTCCTATATGATGTCTACCTGAATGACATCGATGGCCAAGGGGCTAAAGTAACAGTTGTCTCTGAGCTCTGGCACAGATCCCTCCCTCCAGGCTTGCTCCTCTACATTCAGCACTTTGTTGATCAATGTCTGCACCTCTGTCTGAAAATAGAGCATAAACAAAACCATGCATTATCTAACAAGGGATATATTTATCTCTGGGATAATTACTGTAAACGTAACTTTTTTAAATGATCTACAATCAATTATTCACATCTAGGTGGGTAAAGCTAATATTTTTCTGTTTGAAAACATAAACACATGGGTCAGAAAGCTGTGCTCCAATTTGCAGGACACATTTATATTAAATAATATTTACCTCTTGGTGAGTAAGATATTGATTCTCCAGGTGTGTTGTTAACTCTTCAGTCAACAGCTTTCCCAACGCTTCAGGGTTTATCGCCTTGGTCAGTTCCAGATTTTGTAGAATCCTAAGACAAAAATCAGGAGTTACTATGTTAGTCAGTCATATCTCCTAACCTCCTTATATAGTATTTGAATAAGCAAACAAAAATAAGATATCACTCACTCTGGGTAGGCAACATTAACCCAATGCAGGAGGTAAGAACAGTCAATCATGCCCAGTCCATACTCTGCAATCTTTCTCATCCCTGCACTGAAGGCTTGGTGGTACATTTTTCCATACAGGTTGCAGATATCCATGTCCTCTGGATAACAGCCCTTCACATCCTTCACCACCCTCAGCAGGTCCTCCTGCAGGCGTCTGCCCTTCCCACAGATGTCCCTCTGCAGGGAGGAGCGTAGCTTGTTGCTCTCTTCGGGGGGCAATTCGGCATTGACCATACACTCCTCCACCAGGCTCTGGATGACAGTGTCGTGGTGACGTCTACACTCACTGGGCCTCCAGAAAGGCTGTTTACTCTCCTGCTTCAGCCATCGCctatcctgctcctcctcctgtagGATAGCCTTCACTGCAGACTTCAGAACTTCCAGACTGTCTTTGTCCGGACTGAGAGAACTCTTCACAGCCAGGTCTATGTGGCTGAGGAGGCCTTTGCGATCTCTGGAGAGctgctctttctccttctccctctctgtggtCGGCTGAACTACTTCTGAGATCCGTCCATATAGATGCTCCTCTCTGTCTATCAGCTGttggccagcagcagagaggtgaTTTCTCTCAAGGTTCTGCTCAAAAGTCAACAACTCTGAGGGAAAAGACAACAAAAACAGTGTTGTGTTTACAGTGTCTAAACTATTTGCCATTAAACATGTATGACGTGTTagaaccagtggtggaaaaagtacccaattgtcatacttgagtaaaagtatagataccttaatataaGGTTACTCAAGTCACCCAGCAAAATACTtacctacttgagtaaaagtctaaaagtatttgttttaaaCTATAcgtaagtattaaaagtaaatgaaattgctaaaatatacttaggtatcagaagttaaagttaaagcataaataatttcaaagtccttatattaagcaaagcagatggcTCCATTTTATTGTACACTCCAaccctcagacattatttacaaacaaTGCACTTATATTTAGTAGGTAtgacagaccagaggcagtagggatgaccacctGTATTCTTGATAAGggtgtgaatttgacaattttcctgtcctgctaagcattaatcatgtaacaagtacttttgggtgtcagggaaaatgtatggcgtaaaaagtacattttatttaggaatgtagtgaattacaagtaaaaatggtcaaaaaatatcaatagtaaagtaaagtacagctaccccaaaaaactacttaagtagtactttaaagtacttttacATCATTGGTTAGAACTATCTACAGATGTGGTATAAACAAATACATCAGTCATGagaaaaatgtacatttaatATCTGGGATTTTTATGATAACCTATGATAACCTAGGAattataaaatgtaaaaaaatttttttaaaaagACATGGAATTACAGATAGAGAAGGGGAGAACTCGTGGTAGGTTTCACTTACCCTTCTGGGGGGCAGCTATAAGACTGGATGTGTTGGGTACATCTGGAAAGGAGACGTGGCTGTTGCTCTTGGAATTCCGTCTAAGGATAGGGGGCAGTGTAAAATGTTTAAACTTTCTTCCAGCTGAT contains:
- the LOC100136135 gene encoding tumor necrosis factor alpha-induced protein 2, with the protein product MRTLRTSNTPGIGSTKPESPVEHSGKTTSAGRKFKHFTLPPILRRNSKSNSHVSFPDVPNTSSLIAAPQKELLTFEQNLERNHLSAAGQQLIDREEHLYGRISEVVQPTTEREKEKEQLSRDRKGLLSHIDLAVKSSLSPDKDSLEVLKSAVKAILQEEEQDRRWLKQESKQPFWRPSECRRHHDTVIQSLVEECMVNAELPPEESNKLRSSLQRDICGKGRRLQEDLLRVVKDVKGCYPEDMDICNLYGKMYHQAFSAGMRKIAEYGLGMIDCSYLLHWVNVAYPEILQNLELTKAINPEALGKLLTEELTTHLENQYLTHQETEVQTLINKVLNVEEQAWREGSVPELRDNCYFSPLAIDVIQFVHAAFESVETVLGDTSKVQMIACLLKDFLNSYKKFQEKVLKGSNNRNSGTVIVANLSCVEQFRDYIVKKADLFPVDIKECCLSIVADMKNCGYRYLTSPIHKDLKSQYRSLGTPIWLEKKHVFEKLLEGINKHTQDVTGLTDSCHQELLSQLHLEVTVEYVRRLLKRKIKLRDKEMQEQAARSVWEDGQRLNQLFTEAGSREEWLSDILARIAEVLKLQDISSIQLEIVTLGQAYPDLSDVQVTALLSLKSNLSASAVKRIKKTLLDIQDTTSSQDGPSFFSKVLGFH